The following nucleotide sequence is from Armatimonadota bacterium.
AGGATGCCGCCGGTGAACCCCCCGGCAGCTCCGATCCCCCCGAAGAGGAAGACTGCGGTTCCGCCCAGGACCAGGGAGAGCCCCCGCTCCCGCAGCAGCAGCGGCAGGAAGGTGATGAAGGAGATGGAGACGATGCTGCGCACGACCACGTAGATCCACAAAAGGAGCAGGGTACGCCGCTGCGCCCGCAGCGCCCGGCGGATGGTCCCCGCGCGGGCGGGGCGGGCCGTAGGCCAGCGCCACAGGATTGCGGCCAGGAGGACCATGACCACCGCTCCAGGGAGGCCGGCCGGAAGGGTCCAGGCGAGCCCCTGCCACTGCACCAGAGCGGCGATGTACAACGGCCCCACGGCGTAGGCCAGCTCGCCGCCGGCGACGAAGATGGCCAGCCCGGTGGCGCGGCGGGCACCGCTGTGGAACCCGGCGGAGGCCGCGCCCTGCGGGTGGAAGGCGGCCGTGCCCACCCCCGCGCAGAGCAAGGCCACGATCAGCGCCGGATACGTGGGCAGGACCCCGGTGAGGCTCATGGCCGCCACGGTGAGCAGGGGGCCCAGGGCTACCAGACGGCTGCGGCTCTGGCGGTCTGCCACCAGCCCGAAGAAGGGCTGGGAGAGCGCCGATGAGGTGTTCAGGATCGTGCCCAGCAGCCCGGCCAGCGCCAGGTTCAGGTTGAAGCGCGGCACCAGCAGCGGCAGCAGCGGGGAGAGCCAGGCCATGTGGAAGTCGTTTAGGAAGTGGGCCAGGGTAACGCCAAGCAGCCGCCGCTGCTGCATCGGCGGTACGGGAGCCACGGTGGGAGGCAGGAGATCACGGGCGGGGGCCAGCGGCACG
It contains:
- a CDS encoding MFS transporter, whose translation is MAFVPLAPARDLLPPTVAPVPPMQQRRLLGVTLAHFLNDFHMAWLSPLLPLLVPRFNLNLALAGLLGTILNTSSALSQPFFGLVADRQSRSRLVALGPLLTVAAMSLTGVLPTYPALIVALLCAGVGTAAFHPQGAASAGFHSGARRATGLAIFVAGGELAYAVGPLYIAALVQWQGLAWTLPAGLPGAVVMVLLAAILWRWPTARPARAGTIRRALRAQRRTLLLLWIYVVVRSIVSISFITFLPLLLRERGLSLVLGGTAVFLFGGIGAAGGFTGGILAEWLGRRAVLLLSLLLSAPLMAVYLLAPLGWGFLLLPIAGILLYTSAPVTVTMAQESLPQHASLASSIVMGLAWGIGGLMLTAVGATADVIGLRNTLLLTLALNVPALVAAAGLAASGGREGHDPPAGTRP